One genomic region from Cryptococcus gattii WM276 chromosome C, complete sequence encodes:
- a CDS encoding Ribosome biogenesis protein, putative (Similar to TIGR gene model, INSD accession AAW42291.1), translated as MRIEKCYFCSANVYPGHGTMFVRNDAKCFRFCSSKCHKNFKMKRNPRKVRWTKAFRRANGKEMVVDATFEFEKRRNVPVRYDRELVATTLKAMERVAEIRQKREKAFWKNRMSGNAAKNIRDNALEIERHIELVQPRSSASTSKASEALEEREKVREKIKVRAAGRKAMALQQMGKGKKQKESRLIPAEGGSMGMSLD; from the exons ATGCGTATTGAGAAGTGCTACTTTTGCTCCGCCAACGTCTATCCAGGCCACGGCACCATGTTCGTCAGAAACGACGCAAAGTGCTTCAGATTTTGCTCATCAAAATGCCACAAAAACTTcaagatgaagagaaaCCCTAGAAAGGTCAGATGGACAAAGGCGTTTAGGAGGGCAAACGGCAAGGAAATGGTTGTT GACGCAACGTTTGAGTttgagaagaggaggaacGTTCCAGTGCGATACGACCGAGAGCTTGTTGCTACCACTCTCAAGGCTATGGAGCGAGTGGCCGAGATCAGACAAAAGCGAGAAAAGGCGTTCTGGAAGAACCG TATGTCTGGTAACGCTGCCAAGAACATCCGTGACAATGCTCTTGAAATCGAGCGCCACATTGAGCTTGTCCAGCCTCGATCATCAGCGTCCACATCCAAGGCCTCTGAGGCTCTtgaggagagggagaaggtCAGAGAGAAGATCAAGGTCAGGGCAGCGGGCAGGAAGGCAATGGCGTTGCAGCAGATGGGAAAGGGcaaaaagcaaaaagagAGCCGATTGATACCTGCAGAGGGCGGCTCAATGGGCATGTCTTTAGACTAG
- a CDS encoding uncharacterized protein (Similar to TIGR gene model, INSD accession AAW42634.1), with the protein MAHSPRPTPAPNRHALFHKRQSYVTVSVIANDTDTSTSTDASSHSPFPVAIAIPALVGGMAAAIAAFGFWLWWSKRSKRLKRERWEAAQRRKHKRLAAEKDKQAHPPSAGQSQQKSPTGEKALNPILPPFSTAQPYYPPPQTNEYGYAPSQQGYSSWQTQPGIEQVQYGRQASHPQQGYYNSPTYAQGSAPQLSREYSSESTIPLTQNITPPAASPTSPTSSHNSNNNSGNGSISNGSVPPPRSSDEEKSSTSSSSSPSKKSSKNSRATARMAVAESAAANASVDRMFRHKPSKPSPLAIKAQQERDAQNAKGGGDPLTRISSDETANPFNTESEGLYPAADSRAVNATSGEWGVALGSPDEEDTFADSQAAVLDGSDRREKSNYSEDPYLRKKAQTTSGLYSQDPYALYHEEEEEDADRYHNAAESMGLGTASKNKKRYVGKWV; encoded by the exons ATGGCGCACTCTCCTCGTCCTACCCCTGCTCCCAATCGACACGCATTATTCCATAAACGCCAGTCCTACGTGACAGTCTCTGTCATCGCAAATGACACAGATACTTCCACCTCCACAGACGCGTCTAGTCACTCCCCGTTCCCCGTCGCCATCGCTATACCTGCCCTTGTAGGTGGTATGGCGGCAGCCATCGCTGCATTCGGATTCTGGTTGTGGTGGTCCAAGAGGAGTAAACGCCTCAAACGC GAGAGATGGGAGGCTGCCCAGAGGAGGAAACATAAGCGTCTTGCTGCTGAAAAGGACAAGCAGGCGCACCCTCCCTCTGCTGGCCAAAGTCAACAAAAGTCGCCCACCGGTGAAAAGGCGCTTAACCCCATCCTACCACCTTTTTCAACTGCACAGCCGTACTACCCGCCTCCGCAAACTAATGAATACGGCTACGCACCATCCCAGCAAGGCTACTCCTCGTGGCAGACTCAGCCGGGCATTGAGCAGGTTCAATACGGTCGGCAAGCCTCACACCCCCAGCAAGGCTATTATAATTCGCCTACTTACGCTCAAGGATCTGCTCCTCAATTGTCTCGCGAATACTCTTCAGAGTCTACCATTCCCCTCACCCAGAATATCACGCCGCCCGCCGCCTCGCCTACCTCGCCCACTAGCAGCcacaacagcaacaacaataGCGGCAATGGTAGTATATCCAACGGCAGCGTCCCCCCTCCCCGTTCATCGGACGAGGAAAAATCATCGACTTCGTCTTCTAGTTCGCCTAGCAAGAAAAGCTCGAAAAACTCTCGTGCGACCGCTCGCATGGCCGTGGCTGAAAGTGCTGCAGCCAACGCGTCCGTAGACCGCATGTTCCGCCACAAACCGTCAAAACCGTCTCCACTTGCCATCAAGGCTCAACAAGAGCGCGATGCGCAGAACGCAAAGGGTGGCGGTGATCCCCTCACTCGAATCTCTTCAGACGAAACAGCCAATCCATTCAATACCGAATCTGAAGGACTCTATCCCGCTGCCGATTCGCGCGCCGTCAACGCGACGTCGGGCGAATGGGGTGTCGCTCTCGGTTCACCCGATGAAGAAGACACATTTGCCGACTCTCAGGCGGCAGTACTAGACGGCTCAGACCGTAGAGAAAAGAGTAACTATTCGGAAGATCCGTATCTCAGGAAAAAGGCGCAGACCACAAGTGGATTGTACTCTCAAGACCCATATGCTCTTTATcacgaagaagaagaagaagatgctgaTAGATATCATAATGCTGCGGAAAGTATGGGGCTGGGTACTGCCAGCAAAAATAAAAAGAGATACGTAGGTAAATGGGTTTAG
- a CDS encoding uncharacterized protein (Similar to TIGR gene model, INSD accession AAW42295.1): MGQATPPQHLVALLSNPHTPADYAADALEEWIAHRRAKGDSLFHISLALAHLEDITPPHTAHVLDRARYLTNVPQPQDLTPPVGLFPLARSASIATILNHLLATPPPSIQHSREVVLEYVLSREAKLKEKKPGRAGKGTLGREAFEDIAKRMGELEDSLRGNSASSPSTSPSRDAYPSPRDSPRQLQAQLLNENQQIGLTLILSLRMSLSYFTLQELANQLMLVALGDAERVLIQHIRRRISGEGRWGVGKELEYVERLTLSRRPALRPAFRSAKARTLLPPEPLYPIQLPAPSKSQCIKQIQALAKEIEAGGPAAGQEFLHVHAPSGIPAPMFNTPNSEKHFLGRRSANTSPTVKATLAREGSPQTPLSNLPPALDSPVGSPARTSQPDPNMLANFTMELISEYITREKREQMLKFKWAKSGRAQVSKDLGEIEAALCLVSKSKASSIAPLLLPTFLLLRRTFALPPSPLSQAITEPYIDILPAPPDPDDVPFREPTVSSTTAALYVNPRLSDDKAYDALEELAEFEKEKVDGAGGTRQQMTDWALSQIEAVQKRFPDGSYSHVFNRMKGNLLQQRRPEEHYQSISFAKSPSIHRRVKSNAAENGSPVAVDPLRAQHTRSLSMPDRKASYDSDSDSEEDGHENASVIQSSPPTDQPSLPTTTAVSPSKPLPRVETSVPQLPPLMLTPGNGGDRRSSAASAGAAPSSGGGGGGWWDVVSAVAKEDSNSNRAPWDTPPEKRSSGRMSHMSQLSTTSSHRDSLTLSVNEPARNIVAAPLPPGAEPAQALDFTRPMMNIDLNDSPVSQAKPPFSAPVSPRREVQYLPGQNVRSAGATGSFAPSSPPYGYVPQRKDEDENLPPPPPLRFDQSRSGLTLGSSTTPSNHSSSFTTESTPTPTAFSSSILSQGISYPAPSNPSLAAATAATPPIPHPAQTPASSSSSTTKSKLGSFGRSMSLAHRKSRKEKEKDGEKEGKDKSNKKEKVLNDPGKWNRDLVANIMGPPAR; this comes from the exons ATGGGACAGGCCACGCCCCCCCAGCACCTCGTCGCCCTCCTCAGCAACCCGCACACCCCCGCCGACTATGCCGCAGACGCCCTCGAGGAGTGGATAGCCCACAGGCGGGCAAAGGGCGACTCCCTCTTCCACATCTCACTCGCCCTCGCGCACCTCGAAGACATC ACTCCTCCGCACACCGCGCACGTCTTAGATAGGGCCCGCTACCTCACAAACGTCCCACAGCCTCAGGACCTTACACCTCCCGTCGGCCTTTTCCCTCTCGCCCGCTCAGCTTCTATCGCCACCATCCTCAACCATCTCTTGGCCACGCCTCCGCCGTCCATCCAGCATTCTCGGGAAGTCGTCCTTGAGTATGTCCTTTCTCGCGAAGCAAAACTCAAGGAGAAAAAGCCTGGCAGAGCGGGGAAGGGCACATTGGGAAGAGAAGCGTTTGAGGATATTGCAAAACGTATGGGCGAGTTGGAGGATTCTCTGCGAGGAAATTCTGCTTCTAGCCCATCTACATCGCCGTCTCGAGATGCGTATCCTTCACCTCGCGACTCGCCACGACAACTACAAGCCCAGTTACTCAACGAAAACCAACAAATAGGTCTGACCCTTATTCTCTCTCTAAGAATGTCATTGTCATACTTTACTTTACAAGAATTGGCCAATCAGCTAATGCTGGTTGCATTGGGAGATGCAGAAAGGGTGCTAATTCAACATATCAGACGAAGAATTTCCGGAGAAGGCAGATGGGGTGTTGGTAAAGAGCTCGAGTACGTGGAACGGCTG ACACTCTCCCGTCGACCGGCCCTTCGCCCGGCATTCCGCTCTGCTAAAGCCAGGACACTCCTTCCTCCCGAACCTCTTTATCCCATACAGCTTCCAGCCCCTTCAAAATCACAGTGTATCAAACAGATCCAAGCGCTCGCCAAAGAAATCGAGGCTGGAGGTCCGGCGGCTGGTCAAGAGTTTTTGCACGTTCATGCACCTTCAGGTATCCCTGCGCCAATGTTCAACACACCCAACTCGGAAAAGCATTTTCTCGGTAGGAGATCTGCCAATACCAGCCCAACCGTCAAAGCGACACTTGCTCGTGAAGGCAGCCCGCAGACACCCCTTTCAAATCTCCCGCCAGCCCTGGACTCACCAGTAGGCTCTCCCGCTCGAACTTCCCAGCCGGATCCCAACATGCTCGCCAACTTCACTATGGAGCTTATATCAGAATACATCACCCGTGAGAAGCGAGAACAGATGCTCAAGTTTAAATGGGCCAAATCAGGACGCGCTCAGGTCAGCAAGGATCTAGGAGAAATTGAAGCAGCACTGTGCCTTGTCTCTAAAAGCAAAGCGTCGTCCATCGCTCCGCTACTGCTTCCTACGTTCCTCTTGTTGCGTCGCACCTTTGCTCTGCCACCTTCCCCCCTTTCACAGGCGATCACCGAACCATATATTGACATCTTGCCTGCTCCCCCCGATCCCGACGATGTGCCTTTTAGAGAACCTACAGTCAGTTCAACCACAGCTGCGCTGTATGTGAACCCAAGGCTGAGTGACGACAAAGCGTACGATGCCTTGGAAGAGTTGGCAGAGtttgaaaaagaaaaggtCGACGGAGCCGGTGGAACAAGACAACAGATGACAGATTGGGCATTGTCGCAGATCGAGGCTGTACAGAAAAGA TTCCCCGATGGATCCTATAGTCATGTTTTCAACCGCATGAAAGGTAATCTTCTGCAGCAAAGACGTCCTGAAGAACATTACCAGTCTATTTCATTTGCCAAATCCCCATCCATCCATCGCCGAGTCAAATCCAACGCCGCTGAGAATGGCAGTCCTGTGGCAGTAGATCCTTTGAGGGCTCAGCATACAAGAAGTTTGAGCATGCCTGATAGAAAAGCGTCTTACGACTCGGACTCTGATTCTGAGGAAGACGGGCACGAGAACGCATCCGTTATTCAGAGCTCTCCTCCGACCGACCAGCCTTCTCTGCCAACAACTACAGCGGTCTCACCATCCAAGCCCTTGCCCCGTGTCGAGACGTCCGTCCCCCAACTACCTCCCTTGATGCTTACCCCGGGAAATGGTGGAGACCGAAGATCCTCGGCTGCGTCGGCTGGTGCAGCCCCTAGTTccggtggtggtggtggtggttGGTGGGACGTTGTCTCTGCAGTCGCCAAGGAAGATAGTAACAGTAATCGAGCGCCCTGGGATACTCCTCCTGAGAAACGTTCGAGTGGACGGATGAGCCACATGAGCCAGCTGTCGACAACAAGCAGCCATAGGGACAGCTTGACCCTCAGTGTCAATGAACCTGCGAGAAACATTGTGGCCGCCCCTTTACCACCCGGAGCGGAACCAGCCCAAGCGCTTGATTTCACAAGGCCAATGATGAATATCGACTTGAATGATTCTCCGGTTTCACAGGCCAAGCCACCCTTTTCAGCTCCCGTCTCTCCCCGAAGAGAAGTCCAATATCTTCCTGGCCAAAATGTACGCTCTGCTGGGGCTACTGGGTCATTCGCTCCGTCGTCACCTCCATATGGGTATGTTCCGCAGCgaaaagatgaagacgaaaACTTGCCTCCACCGCCTCCATTGAGATTCGACCAGTCTCGCAGTGGTCTTACTTTGGGAAGCAGTACCACGCCGTCCAATcattcttcctcctttACCACCGAATCTACACCCACACCTACAGCTTTTAGTAGTTCCATCTTGTCACAAGGAATTTCGTACCCTGCTCCGTCAAACCCATCTCTTGCAGCTGCAACAGCGGCAACCCCTCCGATACCTCATCCCGCGCAAActcctgcttcttcttcttcctctacTACCAAGTCGAAACTTGGCTCATTCGGTCGTTCCATGTCGCTTGCGCATCGGAAAAGtagaaaagaaaaagaaaaggatggGGAAAAGGAGGGGAAAGATAAAAGCAacaagaaggagaaggtTTTGAACGATCCTGGCAAGTGGAATAGGGATCTGGTAGCTAACATTATGGGCCCTCCTGCGCGATAG
- a CDS encoding signal recognition particle binding protein, putative (Similar to TIGR gene model, XP_569604.1~Signal recognition particle receptor alpha subunit homolog (SR-alpha) (Docking protein alpha) (DP-alpha) (GTP-binding protein)), whose protein sequence is MLDHISISHQSGLVLWSRAFTPTFETLANTPNSPINALVKSAFIEGKAMANGEEQGLEKDGYSVRWSVDNGLGLVFVVVFPALLPLAYVPALLERTKTLFLALFQPYVASLIESLSAGGASAGSALKQLKEKIAEERWDEVWERCFRSCEGEKKSRSVSVKQSVSDRINPTSSSADTSDVDVGPLSAEEIAKNVQSLKAKMKGGKRRGVRDGLSPSPSPSPSRKAPANAAAKLMRRWGDTPVTAEDMAALDYSTPAPDSPADDTASIDKGSLISSEALGTRNETGAYQVADWDFRRAPPASSQENLPSEEEIIARGTSRLSLNRATDDASNQSSWSSMFSRLTGSKILTQNDLAPVLVEMEKHLMSKNVAKNIAEKLCDSVGAALVGKKLGGLSSVKSEVQSVLSTSLTRVLTPKTSTDILLEIQRKRSSHLATLGTTSSPDSGPDPYTLTFVGVNGVGKSTNLSKVCFWLLQNGLKVLIAACDTFRSGAVEQLRVHVRNLGALGEEMGQGKGKRIELFERGYGKDAAGIAKDAIAYAKEHAFDVVLIDTAGRMQDNEPLMRALAKLVTVNNPDKIVFVGEALVGNEAVDQLTKFDRALRDFSGAGVGGVARKRGIDGIILTKFDTIDDKVGAALSMTYITGQPILFVGCGQTYTDLRQLRVNHIVQALLS, encoded by the exons ATGCTCGATCACATATCTATATCACACCAGA GTGGCCTCGTCCTTTGGTCTCGAGCCTTTACCCCCACTTTTGAAACGCTTGCCAATACACCCAATTCTCCGATCAATGCGCTTGTCAAGTCCGCATTCATCGAGGGCAAGGCCATGGCGAATGGAGAGGAACAAGGCTTGGAGAAGGACGGCTACAGTGTCAGATGGAGTGTGGACAATGGCTTGGGTCTTGTATTTGTC GTGGTATTCCCTGcacttcttcctctggCGTACGTTCCGGCTCTTTTAGAGCGTACCAAGACATTATTCCTTGCCCTCTTCCAGCCCTATGTCGCATCATTAATCGAATCTCTTTCCGCTGGAGGTGCGTCCGCAGGATCAGCTTTGAAACAGCTCAAGGAAAAGATTGCGGAAGAGAGATGGGATGAAGTATGGGAGAGATGCTTTAGAAGCTGTGAAGGG GAAAAGAAGTCACGAAGTGTATCAGTAAAGCAGAGTGTCTCGGACAGAATCAATCCAACCAGTTCCAGTGCCGATACTTCAGATGTTGATGTCGGACCGCTGTCAGCGGAAGAGATTGCGAAGAATGTACAATCTTTGAAAGCGAAGATGAAAGGCGGAAAGAGGCGTGGTGTACGTGATGG ACTGAGCCCGTCCCCTTCCCCATCACCATCTCGCAAGGCCCCTGCAAACGCTGCTGCCAAACTTATGCGTCGCTGGGGCGACACTCCAGTGACCGCTGAGGATATGGCTGCTCTCGATTACTCCACCCCTGCTCCCGATTCACCAGCAGATGATACGGCTTCCATAGACAAAGGGTCGCTCATTTCATCAGAAGCGCTTGGTACAAGGAATGAGACGGGAGCGTATCAAGTGGCAGATTGGGATTTCCGACGGGCACCACCTGCGAGTTCTCAAGAGAATCTTCCCTCTGAGGAAGAGATCATCGCGCGCGGTACATCCCGTCTTTCCCTGAACCGGGCGACAGACGATGCGTCAAATCAAAGTTCTTGGTCTAGCATGTTTTCAAGACTTACAGGAAGCAAGATCTTGACTCAAAATGACCTGGCGCCGGTGTTGGTCGAAATGGAGAAACATTTGATGTCCAAGAATGTAGCCAAGAATATCGCTGAAAAACTATGCGATAGCGTAGGCGCTGCCCTGGTTGGGAAAAAGCTCGGCGGCTTGAGTAGCGTCAAGTCTGAAGTTCAGTCTGTTCTGTCCACTTCGCTTACCCGCGTGCTCACGCCAAAGACGTCTACCGATATCCTGTTGGAAATTCAACGCAAGCGATCCTCCCATCTTGCAACCCTCGGCACAACATCCTCGCCCGACTCTGGTCCCGATCCGTACACTTTGACATTTGTGGGTGTCAATGGTGTGGGTAAATCGACGAATCTGTCCAAAGTCTGCTTCTGGCTCCTTCAAAACGGACTAAAGGTACTGATTGCCGCTTGTGATACCTTTCGAAGCGGCGCGGTGGAACAGCTTCGAGTCCATGTGAGGAATTTGGGTGCTCTGGGCGAAGAAATGGGGCAAGGCAAGGGGAAAAGGATTGAGCTGTTTGAAAGAGGGTATGGAAAGGATGCCGCCGGCATTGCCAAAGACGCTATTGCCTATG CTAAAGAGCACGCATTCGACGTCGTCCTCATCGACACCGCTGGTAGAATGCAGGATAACGAACCTCTTATGCGCGCATTGGCCAAACTTGTTACGGTCAACAACCCGGATAAAATCGTTTTCGTAGGAGAGGCATTGGTTGGGAATGAGGCCGTGGACCAACTGACAAAGTTTGACCGTGCATTGAGGGATTTCTCTGGAGCTGGTGTTGGTGGAGTggcaaggaaaagagggaTTGATGGAATCATCTTGACAAAGTTTGATACTATC GATGACAAAGTCGGGGCGGCATTGTCAATGACGTACATCACTGGGCAACCCATCCTGTTTGTGGGTTGTGGCCAGACATACACCGATTTGAGGCAGTTGAGAGTCAACCATATTGTTCAGGCGCTGTTGTCATAA
- a CDS encoding uncharacterized protein (Similar to TIGR gene model, XP_569606.1), whose product MASLRISSRPLLATLRHVPRACRPATVGARTFSTSFAKWAVVKDGPPVTQTNRAEHTLRRFWKTVNISSTPSDGFLINLDHRALKTPFGAKLEIPKERRLLAALIANEWENQDEVLKQHALPVTSLASRAIDGLSEGPTRPAVIEALLKYLETDTILYPDDAPAPLVRLQKEHWDPLHAWLKEDFGVELQLAQGFGAVKQTDDNVEKLKKVVEAMDGWELAALERAVYATKSFVIALALCRGRLTAHEAAQASHVEVSSQIERWGEVEDTHDVDYQDIRRALGSAACLLIKS is encoded by the exons ATGGCATCGCTCCGGATCTCTTCCCGTCCGCTTTTGGCGACACTCAGGCATGTGCCTCGTGCTTGTAGGCCAGCCACCGTTGGTGCCAGAACATTTTCGACCAGTTTTGCCAAATGGGCAGTAGTGAAAGACGGACCACCCGTCACCCAAACCAACC GTGCAGAGCACACCCTTCGTCGCTTCTGGAAAACAGTCAATATTTCGTCTACTCCTTCAGATGGTTTCCTCATCAACCTTGATCATCGCGCACTGAAGACTCCCTTCGGAGCCAAACTTGAAATTCCAAAGGAGAGGAGGCTACTCGCAGCCCTGATAGCTAATGAATGGGAGAATCAGGATGAGGTCTTGAAGCAACATGCTCTGCCTGTG ACTTCATTGGCGTCCCGAGCAATAGATGGTCTCTCGGAGGGACCCACTCGTCCTGCCGTCATCGAAGCCCTCTTAAAATACCTCGAGACTGACACCATTCTATATCCTGACGATGCGCCTGCTCCTCTCGTCCGTTTACAAAAGGAACATTGGGACCCCCTGCATGCATGGTTAAAAGAAGATTTTGGTGTAGAACTTCAATTGGCGCAAGGCTTTGGTGCCGTTAAGCAGACCGATGACAATGTGGAGAAACTGAAAAAAGTGGTGGAGGCAATGGACGGATGGGAGCTTGCAG CCTTGGAGCGGGCAGTATATGCTACTAAATCATTTGTAATCGCCCTTGCCCTCTGTCGCGGTCGTTTAACGGCGCATGAAGCGGCTCAGGCCAGCCATGTTGAAGTCAGCAGTCAAATTGAGCGTTGGGGAGAAGTGGAAGACA CCCATGATGTGGACTATCAAGATATCCGACGGGCCCTTGGCAGCGCTGCATGTCTTTTGATCAAGTCATAA
- a CDS encoding ribosomal protein L1, putative (Similar to TIGR gene model, INSD accession AAW42301.1~50S ribosomal protein L1), which yields MISSSIRIPGKLLAQVAHPAFASASFSTTATAGARVQSKQSKKKVANPNALSASEATRVLRALEVAHPTSTYSLTLHTKSHKSALPIRGSFILPLDPRRTSETILVFAEPSSPSATFAKEAGAAYVGGDELFEAVLSGKIQPTRCLATPGMMPAVSRTLARFLGPKGLMPVAKRGGVAEGEELAERIREAAGKMEYRADKQGTVKINVARVDFGIPSVETNIKSFIQTVRDNQAAANQTDDPLAAAGKSKKKKGMLIYHLCNLGINKWT from the exons ATGATCTCTTCAAGCATTCGGATTCCAGGCAAATTACTCGCACAGGTGGCT CACCCTGCTTTCGCTTCCGCTTCGTTCTCGACCACCGCAACTGCCGGAGCGCGTGTTCAAAGCAAGcaaagcaagaagaaggtcgCTAATCCGAACGCTCTGTCTGCTTCTGAAGCAACTCGAGTCCTTCGT GCTTTGGAAGTTGCCCATCCAACATCAACTTATTCGTTGACACTCCATACCAAGTCCCATAAATCAGCACTCCCTATCCGTGGCTCTTTCATTCTTCCCCTAGACCCACGTAGAACATCAGAAACGATTCTTGTTTTCGCCGAACCGTCCTCTCCTTCTGCTACTTTTGCCAAAGAGGCCGGCGCAGCGTACGTCGGAGGTGATGAATTATTCGAAGCGGTGTTGAGCGGTAAAATCCAGCCTACGAGATGTCTTGCAACTCCTGGAATGATGCCTGCCGTCTCTAGGACCCTTGCCAGATTCTTGGGTCCAAAAGGTCTCATGCCGGTCGCCAAACGAGGTGGTGTAGCTGAAGGCGAAGAATTGGCAGAGAGGATTAGAGAAGCGGCCGGTAAAATGGAGTACAGGGCAGACAAGCAGGGGACCGTCAAGATTAATGTTGCGAGAGTAGATTTTGGAATTCCTTCGGTGGAAACCAACATCAAATCGTTCATACAGACTGTGAGAGACAACCAGGCTGCTGCGAACCAAACAGACGATCCGCTTGCTGCTGCCGGaaagagcaagaagaagaagggtat GCTCATCTATCACCTCTGTAATCTTGGAATCAACAAATGGACCTAG
- a CDS encoding pyruvate kinase, putative (Similar to TIGR gene model, XP_569610.1~Pyruvate kinase (PK)): MTLGHYAPQSHTTVPPPPHPSSFVPLFQTNTSVVSGNPNAYSNMTGTPSSQLAWLSGLSTSFNEMSADQKFLRKTSIIATIGPKTNNVETLVQLADAGMNIVRMNFSHGSYEYHQSVIDNARAAAAKSPSGRPIAIALDTKGPEIRTGLMKDDTDVPIPAGHEFWVTTDKAYAEAGTAEHIFIDYANIVKVTAPGKLIYVDDGILSLQVISIDGEKLRVKSLNSGVLSSRKGVNLPKTAVDLPALSEKDKSDLAFGVKNGVDMIFASFIRSANDVKEIRKVLGPEGADIKIIVKIENEQGVMNFDEILRETDGVMVARGDLGIEIPASQVFMAQKMMIAKCNVAGKPVICATQMLESMTYNPRPTRAEVSDVANAVIDGADCVMLSGETAKGKYPIEAVKMMAETAFLAESSIAYPPLFDQLRALTPRPTETAETLALSAVAAAIEQDAGAIIVLSTSGVSARLISKYRPACPIICVTRNEQTARQLHLSRGVYPVWFPEPRGIPAEKWQIDVDNRIRYGLRVALGLGIIKPEATVMAVQGWKGGLGHTNTLRILSVPSDPADLDLHSIERD, from the exons ATGACTCTTGGACACTACGCTCCCCAATCACACACCACTGttccccctcctcctcatcccTCTTCGTTCGTACCTCTTTTTCAAACGAATACTTCCGTCGTTTCTGGTAACCCCAACGCCTACAGTAACATGACCGGTACCCCTTCCTCTCAGCTCGCATGGCTTTCTGGTCTCAGCACCAGTTTCAATGAGATGTCTGCCGACCAAAAGTTCCTCCGCAAG ACTTCCATCATTGCTACCATTGGTCCCAAAACCAACAACGTCGAGACGCTCGTGCAGCTCGCTGACGCGGGCATGAACATCG TTCGAATGAACTTTTCTCATGGCTCTTATGAGTACCACCAATCTGTCATTGACAATGCTCGTGCTGCTGCCGCCAAGAGCCCCTCTGGCCGACCCATTGCCATCGCTCTCGACACTAAGGGTCCTGAGATTAGGACTGGTTTGATGAAGGATGACACCGAC GTTCCCATTCCTGCCGGCCACGAATTCTGGGTCACCACCGATAAGGCTTACGCTGAGGCTGGTACTGCCGAGCACATCTTTATTGACTAC GCCAACATCGTCAAGGTCACTGCCCCAGGCAAGCTCATCTACGTTGATGACGGTATTCTTTCCCTTCAAGTCATCTCTATTGACGGCGAGAAGCTTCGTGTGAAGTCTCTCAACTCCGGTGTTCTCTCCTCTCGTAAGGGTGTTAACCTCCCCAAGACCGCTGTGGATCTTCCCGCTCTTTCTGAGAAGGACAAGTCTGATCTTGCCTTTGGTGTTAAGAACGGTGTCGACATGATCTTTGCTTCTTTCATCCGTTCTGCCAACGATGTCAAGGAGATCCGAAAGGTTCTCGGCCCTGAAGGCGCTGACATCAAGATCATTGTCAAGATCGAGAACGAGCAGGGTGTGATGAACTTCGATGAGATTCTCAGGGAGACTGACGGTGTCATGGTCGCCCGAGGTGATTTGGGTATTGAAATTCCCGCCAGTCAGGTATTCATGGCCCAGAAAATGATGATTGCCAAGTGCAATGTCGCCGGCAAGCCTGTCATCTGTGCTACTCAGATGCTTGAGTCCATGACTTACAACCCTCGACCCACTCGTGCGGAAGTTTCCGATGTTGCCAACGCGGTCATCGACGGTGCTGACTGTGTCATGCTTTCCGGCGAGACTGCCAAGGGCAAGTATCCCATTGAAGCTG TCAAGATGATGGCTGAGACTGCTTTCCTTGCTGAGTCTTCTATTGCCTACCCCCCTCTTTTCGACCAGCTCCGAGCTCTTACTCCTCGACCCACCGAGACTGCCGAGACCCTTGCTCTTTCTGCTGTTGCTGCCGCTATCGAGCAGGATGCCGGCGCTATCATTGTGCTTTCAACCTCCGGTGTTTCCGCCAGGTTGATTTCCAAGTACAGGCCTGCTTGTCCCATCATCTGTG TGACCCGAAACGAACAAACCGCTCGACAGCTCCACCTCTCTCGAGGTGTTTACCCTGTCTGGTTCCCTGAGCCCCGTGGTATTCCTGCTGAGAAGTGGCAGATCGATGTTGACAACAGGATTCG ATATGGTCTCAGGGTCGCTCTTGGTTTGGGCATCATTAAGCCTGAGGCTACCGTCATGGCAGTCCAAGGATGGAAGGGCGGTCTCGGCCAC ACCAACACTCTCCGTATCCTCTC CGTTCCTTCTGACCCCGCTGACCTCGACCTCCACTCTATCGAGCGCGACTAG